Proteins encoded by one window of Aspergillus puulaauensis MK2 DNA, chromosome 4, nearly complete sequence:
- the TFC1_1 gene encoding transcription factor TFIIIC subunit TFC1 (BUSCO:EOG09263GSR;~COG:K;~EggNog:ENOG410PKPW;~InterPro:IPR041499,IPR019136,IPR040454;~PFAM:PF17682,PF09734;~antiSMASH:Cluster_4.8;~go_component: GO:0000127 - transcription factor TFIIIC complex [Evidence IEA];~go_process: GO:0006384 - transcription initiation from RNA polymerase III promoter [Evidence IEA]): protein MAENHTTRTAPFYSVPSRRIVSIEHPAIIKNVDKAIDTLQGKAGIIKALDPPKADTPANLVLRPEDAMSRPMQSLSSASNNILLQVTVPKRTGRKRKRGSNDPFTDDPASEAHDGPPRPTARQFMRSLRDNVGKYQVEPVGSVERTHVFRGMPDFVFSTTKSPFVNRFREKILPFDFEKMKEFDLDMSKGATSNVDLIPPPSFSHGDIPFNYFYRQNPTVRQTLDTSGNITTVNTQQAAKVLTHLVPFDVATVPSSPRPNCPPIESLEPVLRETISIVLSRFESRPAWSRRALRNSLSTIEQRYALRHAVPYAGYIFRSGPWRDAIIRFGHDPRSDPSSRIYQTTMFRILPGTSETARDNRESRDTSGGRRHTLLPRPNDLTNPEAATSETSHLFTGQPPLPLDGRMWMFCDITDPLLQSILSPSPEPANFLRKTCDTTVDGWYGNGTTAKLKAIMRHKILALYEGRTTDDSEYAALLDLPDHASPATGLAGFGLDPGRATATAMMLGTEIRSTIKGALTWKEMVRGKQGRGDGGGGNEEQGGVNVEDEGEGEGVEEEESEGEEEAIEQEEMMEAAAEAVESAAKRKEEEGNDNDDDDVDDEMEG from the exons ATGGCAGAGAATCACACCACGAGGACTGCGCCGTTTTACAGCGTCCCGTCCCGTCGTATCGTCTCCATCGAGCATCCTGCCATTATCAAGAACGTTGACAAGGCCATTGATACGCTTCAAGGAAAGGCGGGAATTATCAAA GCCCTTGACCCGCCTAAGGCGGATACTCCGGCAAACCTTGTGCTTCGGCCAGAGGACGCAATGTCAAGACCAATGCAGTCTCTAAGCTCGGCCTCGAATAACATTCTTCTCCAAGTGACCGTCCCCAAGCGGACAGGTCGAAAGCGAAAGAGGGGTTCGAATGATCCTTTCACCGATGATCCAGCTTCTGAGGCTCATGATGGGCCGCCACGGCCTACTGCGCGCCAGTTCATGCGGAGCCTGCGTGATAACGTAGGGAAGTACCAGGTTGAGCCTGTTGGATCAGTTGAGCGCACGCATGTGTTTCGAG GGATGCCGGACTTTGtcttctcaaccaccaaAAGCCCGTTCGTCAATCGGTTCCGTGAGAAGATATTGCCATTCGATTTCGAAAAGATGAAAGAGTTCGACCTAGATATGAGTAAAGGAGCCACCTCAAACGTCGACCtcatccctcctccctctttcAGCCACGGAGACATCCCCTTTAACTACTTCTATCGCCAAAACCCAACCGTTCGCCAAACCCTCGACACTTCCGGCAACATCacaacagtcaacacccaACAAGCTGCTAAAGTCCTCACCCACCTCGTCCCCTTCGACGTCGCCACCGTCCCCTCATCCCCACGCCCCAACTGCCCCCCAATCGAATCCCTGGAACCCGTCCTCCGCGAAACAATCTCCATCGTCCTCTCCCGCTTCGAGTCCCGCCCGGCCTGGTCCCGCCGCGCCCTCCGCAACTCCCTCAGCACAATCGAACAGCGCTACGCCCTCCGCCATGCAGTCCCTTACGCAGGGTACATCTTCCGCTCTGGCCCCTGGCGCGACGCCATCATCCGCTTCGGCCACGATCCCCGCTCCGACCCATCCTCCCGAATCTACCAAACAACAATGttccgcatcctccccggAACCTCCGAGACAGCCCGCGACAACAGAGAGAGCAGAGACACCTCCGGCGGTCGCCGGCACACGCTCCTCCCGCGCCCCAACGACCTCACCAACCCCGAAGCTGCAACATCCGAAACATCCCACCTCTTCACTGGTCAACCCCCATTACCGCTAGACGGCCGAATGTGGATGTTCTGCGATATCACAGACCCGctcctccaatccatcctctccccctcccccgaACCAGCAAACTTCCTCCGCAAAACCTGCGACACCACAGTCGATGGGTGGTACGGCAATGGCACGACGGCCAAGCTAAAAGCCATAATGAGGCACAAGATCCTGGCTTTATATGAAGGGCGCACCACCGATGATTCCGAGTACGCGGCGCTCCTGGACTTGCCGGACCATGCGAGCCCTGCAACGGGgcttgctgggtttggtCTTGATCCTGGGCGTGCGACGGCTACGGCTATGATGCTTGGGACGGAGATTAGGAGTACGATTAAGGGGGCATTGACGTGGAAGGAGATGGTGAGGGGGAAACAGGGGAggggtgatggtggtggtggaaacGAAGAGCAGGGTGGAGTGAATGTAGAagacgaaggcgagggagaaggggtagaagaggaagaaagtgaaggtgaggaagaggcgattgagcaggag